The Prosthecobacter dejongeii genome contains a region encoding:
- a CDS encoding PstS family phosphate ABC transporter substrate-binding protein, protein MKTRTSFLIALSLGSLASLAHSAEVDAAIPEYKQVSGVSGNLISIGSDTLNNLMTLWAEGFKAKYPNVNIQIEGKGSATAPPALISGTSQLGPMSREMKQEELDAFEKKFGYKPTEIKVAVDALAVFAHKDNTLKGLTLAQIDAIFSSTRKLGAPADLTDWGQLGVDSWKGRAISLFGRNSASGTYGFFKEHALGKGDFKSSVKEQPGSSAVVQGISTDEFALGYSGIGYISSGVRALPIGESADKLAEPSYENCLSGEYPLARFLLIYINKKPGQPLDALTTEFVKFIQSKDGQQVVVKDGYYPIPLEVIEETQSTLAK, encoded by the coding sequence ATGAAGACTCGCACTTCCTTCCTCATCGCCCTCAGCCTCGGCAGCCTGGCCTCACTGGCCCACAGCGCTGAGGTGGATGCCGCCATCCCTGAATACAAGCAGGTGAGCGGGGTCTCTGGAAACCTCATTTCCATCGGCTCAGACACCCTGAATAACCTGATGACCCTGTGGGCCGAAGGCTTCAAAGCCAAGTATCCGAATGTGAATATCCAGATCGAAGGGAAAGGCTCAGCAACCGCCCCTCCAGCCCTTATCAGCGGCACCAGTCAACTGGGCCCCATGAGCCGCGAGATGAAGCAGGAAGAACTGGACGCTTTTGAGAAAAAATTCGGCTACAAGCCGACTGAAATCAAAGTGGCTGTGGATGCCCTGGCTGTCTTTGCACATAAAGACAACACGCTGAAAGGCCTGACCCTGGCGCAGATTGACGCCATCTTTTCCTCCACCCGCAAGCTGGGTGCCCCTGCGGATCTCACCGACTGGGGTCAACTGGGAGTGGACTCCTGGAAAGGTCGCGCCATTTCCCTCTTTGGCCGTAACAGCGCCTCAGGCACCTACGGCTTCTTCAAGGAGCATGCTCTCGGCAAAGGCGATTTCAAAAGCAGTGTCAAAGAGCAGCCCGGCTCCTCCGCTGTGGTACAAGGGATCAGCACAGACGAGTTTGCTCTTGGCTACTCCGGCATCGGCTACATCAGCTCTGGCGTGCGCGCCCTGCCCATCGGCGAAAGCGCCGACAAACTGGCTGAGCCTTCCTATGAAAACTGCCTGAGCGGTGAATACCCACTCGCCCGTTTCCTGCTGATCTACATCAACAAAAAGCCCGGCCAACCACTCGATGCCCTGACCACGGAGTTTGTGAAGTTCATTCAGAGCAAAGATGGCCAGCAGGTGGTGGTGAAGGATGGTTATTACCCCATCCCGCTCGAAGTCATCGAAGAAACACAGTCCACACTGGCGAAGTAA
- a CDS encoding vitamin B12 dependent-methionine synthase activation domain-containing protein, which yields MPARPNVRSELEAAMRQRILVIDGAMGTTIRGYGLKEADARGDRFLDNEKDLLNNGDILSITRPDIIEDIHRRFLEAGADIIETNTFSGTSIAQAEFFREVPHGRRKDPEFFQEMLEDKFLNDIAWEINFNSAQQCRKWADIVGEKTGRKRYVAGAIGPLTVSLSQFPDLNDLSFRYVTFDQVKQAYKHQVRALIAGGVDTLMVETIFDSLNAKTALVAIREVFEEDGLELPVQISAAVGPGGETMISGQVTEAYLNAMRHVKPLSIGLNCSLGPDKMRPFLEELSAKADCFVSAYPNAGMPNPLAPTGFDLLPPDMAVYAKDFGGSGFVNIMGGCCGNTPEHIAAIAKAVENLPPRQVPADTHTMRLSGSQPFVFDTVDKEVRPPYLMIGERTNVAGSPKFAKLIKEGKLEEAVTIARQQVENGANVIDVCMDEGLIEGVPMMTKFLILLQTEPEVNKVPIMVDSSKWEIIEAGLKCLQGKGIVNSISLKEGEEKFKEYARKIKQYGAATVVMAFDEQGQAATYEDKIRICERAYRILVDEVEFPPEDIIFDPNILTVATGLEEHNNYALDFINATRWIKENLPHAKVSGGVSNISFSFRGNNKVREAMHSVFLYHAIKAGMDMGIVNAGMLEVYEEIPEDMLVKVEDVILNRRPDATEILVDYAEQFKGQAGAAKKTEVDMSWREAPVAKRLEHALLRGITDFINEDTAEALTLLGKPLSVIEGPLMDGMSVVGDLFGAGKMFLPQVVKSARVMKQSVAYLQPFMEIEKARKARERELLVEIAGKTAEALKTGGEVQVSEDFRYFPEPGLDIENRRMEVKFASELSADIETASQDTSETAVVVAKLPAGRHILVDLFAVHVGDSLYRKEVRAKFQEWLEARRVLGVEIQAGGLTAEDLIPAEAAQQGGGKIVLATVKGDVHDIGKNIVGIVLACNGFEVTDMGVMVPCSKILEKAAELGADVIGLSGLITPSLDEMVHVASEMERLGMKQPLLIGGATTSAAHTAIKIAPHYSGTIVHVLDASRSVPVTTSLLSEEQREDFIRTNEARHARLREEYGKKKDRQLLSLSDAREKAFKCDWATQDIATPSFTGTKSYEGPDLVATLRPFIDWSPFFHSWELRGRWISAEGRFNSAHEDPEMKIQADEQALKLYHDANDLLDRIIAEQRFQPRGVFGFYPANSTGDDIEIYTDESRSEVRTTFHSLRQQVIKKDNPNYALSDYVAPKGSGRADYIGGFAVGIHGADEFAKEFDAIQDPYSAIIVKAVADRLAEAFAEYLHQQARFAWGYEKPGDLTHEEMVKEKYRGIRPAPGYPAQPDHTEKPILFDLIQATEQTGVELTESMAMHPGSAVSGLYFGHPEAHYFGISVVGKDQVEDYATRKGMTVEQVEKWLGPWLGY from the coding sequence ATGCCCGCCCGTCCAAACGTCCGCTCTGAACTCGAAGCCGCCATGCGCCAGCGCATTCTGGTCATTGATGGTGCCATGGGGACCACCATTCGTGGCTACGGCCTGAAAGAAGCCGATGCCCGTGGGGACCGTTTTTTGGACAATGAAAAAGATCTGCTGAACAACGGCGACATTCTTTCCATCACACGCCCGGACATCATTGAGGACATTCACCGTCGTTTCCTGGAAGCCGGCGCGGACATCATTGAAACAAATACTTTCTCTGGCACCAGCATCGCCCAGGCCGAATTTTTCCGTGAAGTGCCGCATGGCCGCCGCAAGGATCCTGAGTTCTTCCAAGAGATGCTGGAGGACAAGTTCCTCAATGACATCGCTTGGGAGATTAATTTTAACTCCGCGCAGCAGTGCCGGAAGTGGGCCGACATCGTCGGTGAAAAGACGGGGCGCAAACGTTACGTCGCCGGGGCCATCGGGCCATTGACCGTCTCTCTTTCACAGTTCCCTGACCTCAATGACCTGAGCTTTCGCTACGTCACCTTTGACCAAGTGAAGCAGGCGTACAAACATCAGGTCCGCGCCTTGATCGCAGGCGGCGTGGACACGCTGATGGTGGAGACGATTTTTGACTCCCTCAATGCCAAGACGGCCTTGGTGGCCATTCGTGAAGTGTTTGAAGAAGATGGGCTAGAGCTGCCGGTGCAGATCAGTGCAGCGGTCGGTCCTGGGGGAGAGACGATGATCTCCGGTCAGGTGACGGAGGCTTATTTGAATGCAATGCGGCATGTCAAACCTCTGTCCATCGGTCTAAACTGTTCGTTAGGCCCGGACAAAATGCGTCCCTTCCTGGAAGAGTTGTCCGCCAAGGCTGACTGTTTTGTCTCGGCTTACCCTAATGCGGGCATGCCTAACCCTCTTGCCCCGACGGGCTTTGATCTGCTGCCGCCGGATATGGCTGTGTATGCGAAGGACTTTGGGGGCAGCGGATTTGTGAACATCATGGGCGGCTGCTGTGGCAATACGCCCGAGCACATCGCCGCCATCGCCAAGGCGGTGGAGAATTTGCCTCCGCGCCAGGTGCCTGCGGATACACACACCATGCGCCTCAGTGGCTCGCAGCCGTTTGTGTTTGATACGGTGGATAAGGAAGTTCGTCCGCCCTACCTCATGATCGGCGAGCGCACGAACGTCGCTGGTTCTCCGAAATTCGCCAAGCTGATCAAAGAAGGCAAGCTGGAGGAAGCTGTCACCATCGCCCGCCAGCAGGTGGAAAATGGTGCCAATGTGATTGACGTGTGCATGGATGAAGGCCTCATCGAAGGCGTGCCCATGATGACGAAGTTCCTCATCCTGCTGCAGACGGAGCCGGAAGTGAACAAAGTGCCCATCATGGTGGACTCCTCCAAGTGGGAGATCATCGAGGCAGGCCTGAAATGCCTACAAGGCAAAGGCATCGTGAACTCCATCTCGCTCAAAGAAGGCGAAGAGAAGTTCAAGGAATACGCCCGTAAGATCAAACAATACGGCGCTGCTACTGTGGTCATGGCCTTTGATGAGCAGGGCCAGGCGGCGACTTATGAAGACAAGATCCGCATCTGCGAGCGCGCCTACCGCATCCTGGTGGATGAGGTGGAATTTCCGCCTGAAGACATCATTTTCGATCCGAACATCCTCACCGTTGCCACGGGCCTGGAGGAGCATAACAACTACGCGCTGGACTTCATCAACGCCACCCGTTGGATCAAGGAAAACCTGCCCCATGCGAAAGTGAGCGGTGGCGTTAGCAACATCAGCTTCAGCTTCCGTGGTAACAACAAGGTGCGTGAGGCCATGCACAGCGTGTTCCTTTATCATGCCATCAAGGCAGGGATGGACATGGGCATCGTCAATGCAGGCATGCTGGAAGTCTATGAAGAGATCCCGGAGGACATGCTGGTGAAGGTGGAGGATGTCATTCTGAATCGCCGTCCGGATGCCACTGAAATCCTGGTGGACTATGCAGAGCAGTTCAAAGGCCAAGCGGGTGCTGCGAAGAAGACGGAAGTGGACATGTCCTGGCGTGAGGCCCCGGTAGCCAAGCGTCTGGAGCACGCCCTGCTGCGTGGTATCACGGATTTCATTAATGAAGACACGGCCGAGGCGCTGACCCTCCTTGGCAAACCATTGTCTGTGATCGAAGGTCCATTAATGGATGGCATGAGCGTCGTGGGTGACCTCTTTGGCGCGGGCAAAATGTTCCTGCCGCAGGTGGTGAAAAGTGCCCGCGTGATGAAGCAGAGCGTGGCTTATTTGCAGCCGTTCATGGAGATCGAAAAAGCTCGCAAGGCGCGCGAGCGTGAACTGCTGGTGGAGATCGCTGGCAAGACCGCCGAGGCCTTAAAAACGGGCGGTGAAGTGCAGGTGAGTGAAGACTTCCGCTACTTCCCGGAGCCGGGCCTGGACATCGAAAATCGGCGCATGGAAGTGAAGTTTGCCTCTGAGCTTTCGGCCGATATCGAAACTGCTTCTCAAGACACTTCGGAAACCGCTGTTGTGGTAGCCAAGCTGCCTGCAGGTCGCCACATCCTGGTGGACTTGTTTGCCGTTCATGTGGGAGATTCGCTCTACCGCAAAGAAGTTCGGGCGAAGTTCCAGGAATGGCTCGAGGCCCGTCGGGTGCTTGGTGTGGAGATCCAGGCTGGCGGTTTGACCGCTGAAGATCTCATCCCTGCCGAAGCGGCCCAGCAGGGCGGTGGAAAGATCGTCCTCGCGACGGTGAAGGGGGATGTGCATGACATCGGCAAAAACATCGTCGGCATCGTGCTGGCGTGTAACGGTTTTGAAGTCACCGACATGGGAGTGATGGTTCCTTGCTCCAAAATTCTGGAAAAAGCCGCCGAGTTAGGTGCGGATGTCATCGGTCTCAGTGGCCTCATTACCCCGTCTCTGGATGAGATGGTCCACGTGGCCTCTGAGATGGAGCGCCTGGGCATGAAACAGCCACTCCTCATCGGCGGAGCCACCACCAGCGCGGCCCATACCGCTATCAAAATCGCCCCGCATTACAGCGGCACCATCGTTCACGTGCTGGATGCCAGCCGCAGTGTGCCGGTGACCACTTCCTTGCTCAGCGAGGAGCAGCGTGAAGATTTCATCCGAACTAATGAAGCTCGTCATGCACGTCTGCGAGAGGAGTATGGCAAGAAGAAAGATCGCCAGCTTCTCAGCCTGAGCGATGCGCGTGAAAAAGCCTTCAAATGCGACTGGGCTACTCAGGACATCGCCACGCCAAGCTTCACAGGCACGAAGTCCTATGAGGGACCGGACCTTGTCGCGACCCTGCGTCCCTTCATTGATTGGTCTCCTTTCTTCCACTCCTGGGAACTGCGTGGACGCTGGATCTCTGCTGAGGGGCGGTTCAACTCCGCGCATGAAGATCCGGAAATGAAAATCCAGGCGGATGAACAAGCGCTGAAGCTTTACCACGATGCCAATGACTTGCTCGACCGCATCATTGCGGAGCAAAGATTCCAGCCGCGCGGGGTGTTTGGTTTTTATCCGGCTAACAGTACCGGCGATGACATCGAAATCTACACCGATGAATCCCGCAGCGAGGTGCGCACCACCTTCCACAGCCTGCGCCAGCAGGTGATCAAGAAGGACAATCCGAACTACGCCCTCAGCGACTATGTGGCACCGAAAGGCAGTGGCCGGGCGGATTACATTGGTGGTTTCGCCGTTGGCATCCATGGGGCGGATGAGTTTGCCAAAGAGTTCGATGCCATCCAGGACCCTTACAGCGCCATCATTGTGAAGGCCGTTGCCGATCGTCTTGCGGAAGCCTTTGCGGAATATCTTCATCAACAGGCTCGCTTCGCCTGGGGTTATGAAAAGCCCGGTGACCTGACCCATGAGGAAATGGTGAAGGAAAAATACCGGGGCATACGCCCTGCGCCAGGTTACCCCGCCCAGCCTGACCACACTGAAAAACCCATCTTGTTTGACCTCATCCAGGCTACAGAACAGACTGGGGTAGAGCTCACCGAAAGCATGGCCATGCACCCTGGCAGTGCAGTCAGCGGCCTTTATTTCGGCCACCCAGAGGCACATTATTTCGGCATCAGCGTGGTCGGAAAAGATCAGGTGGAAGACTACGCCACCCGAAAAGGCATGACCGTGGAACAAGTGGAAAAATGGTTGGGACCTTGGTTGGGTTACTAA
- a CDS encoding L-threonylcarbamoyladenylate synthase, with amino-acid sequence MSTPILPTDQPPLLHHAVEEAVRLLQAGDVVALPTETVYGLAADALNPQAVAKIFEVKERPTFDPLIVHLADIKMLDLVADIPEEVKKTVARLIERYWPGPLTLLLPKKPCVPDLVTAGLPTVAVRISSHPIFKRVATALNRPIAAPSANRFGAISPTSASAVLAELGGRIPLIVDGGACLHGLESTIIKVTPATPKNLITIVRPGPVTPEDLKLYGRLERMTRTVVDGASEAPGQLASHYAPRTPLRLLSKPSDFTPEEGKRYALMSYRGEEKDGYLDLADFEQVMILSPGNGKLPEAAVRFFYVLRELDKLGVDEIIAEPMLEHGMGVAMMDKLRRASVRPA; translated from the coding sequence ATGTCCACCCCGATTCTGCCGACCGACCAACCGCCCCTTTTGCATCATGCCGTGGAGGAGGCTGTGCGCCTGCTCCAGGCCGGGGACGTGGTGGCACTTCCCACGGAGACCGTTTATGGCCTCGCCGCTGATGCTCTGAATCCCCAGGCCGTGGCGAAAATCTTTGAGGTCAAGGAACGCCCCACCTTCGATCCCCTCATCGTTCACCTCGCCGACATCAAAATGCTGGACTTGGTGGCGGACATTCCGGAAGAAGTGAAAAAAACCGTCGCCCGTCTCATCGAGCGCTACTGGCCTGGCCCGCTCACCCTGCTTCTGCCGAAGAAACCCTGCGTGCCAGATCTCGTCACCGCGGGCCTGCCCACCGTGGCCGTCCGCATCAGCAGCCATCCCATTTTTAAACGGGTAGCCACCGCCCTGAATCGCCCCATCGCCGCCCCTAGCGCGAACCGTTTCGGTGCCATCAGCCCCACCTCCGCCAGCGCGGTGCTGGCCGAACTGGGCGGCCGCATTCCCCTCATCGTGGATGGTGGCGCCTGCCTACATGGCCTGGAGTCCACCATCATCAAGGTGACACCTGCTACCCCGAAAAACCTGATCACCATCGTGCGCCCTGGCCCGGTGACGCCCGAAGATCTGAAACTCTACGGTCGCCTGGAGCGCATGACGCGCACTGTGGTGGATGGTGCCAGCGAGGCGCCTGGCCAGCTCGCCTCCCACTATGCCCCGCGCACCCCATTGCGCTTGCTCAGCAAGCCCTCTGACTTCACGCCGGAAGAGGGCAAACGCTACGCCCTGATGAGCTACCGTGGTGAGGAGAAAGATGGTTACCTCGACCTCGCTGATTTTGAGCAGGTGATGATCCTCAGCCCTGGCAATGGCAAGCTGCCGGAGGCGGCGGTGCGCTTCTTTTACGTGCTGCGCGAGCTGGACAAACTGGGCGTGGATGAAATCATCGCTGAACCGATGCTGGAACACGGCATGGGCGTGGCCATGATGGACAAACTGCGCCGCGCCTCCGTGCGCCCGGCCTGA
- the pstB gene encoding phosphate ABC transporter ATP-binding protein PstB, translated as MAAPAKNPVSHLPTSIQVRDVDFYYGSKQTLFDVTMDIPRHQATAFIGPSGCGKSTLLRCFNRMNDRVDGAGVRKGSITVEGTDIHSNALDVVQLRRQVGMVFQKSNPFPRSIYENIAYGLRLHGENRQDYLDHVVEESLRSAALWEEVKDRLEQSAYGLSGGQQQRLCIARAIAVKPQILLMDEPCSALDPIATARVEDLFHQLKETYTLVIVTHNMQQAMRTADFTALFYLGKLVEYDETMALFENPKQKLTDDYVRGRFG; from the coding sequence ATGGCTGCCCCCGCAAAGAATCCCGTCTCACACCTGCCTACCTCCATCCAGGTCCGGGATGTGGACTTCTATTATGGCAGCAAGCAGACCCTGTTTGATGTGACGATGGACATTCCCCGCCATCAGGCCACAGCTTTCATTGGCCCTTCGGGCTGTGGTAAATCCACCCTGCTGCGCTGCTTCAACCGCATGAATGACCGGGTGGATGGCGCGGGTGTGCGCAAAGGATCCATCACGGTGGAGGGGACAGATATTCATAGCAATGCCTTGGACGTGGTGCAGTTGCGCCGACAGGTGGGCATGGTGTTCCAGAAATCGAACCCCTTTCCGCGCAGCATTTACGAAAACATCGCCTATGGCTTGCGTCTCCACGGTGAAAATCGTCAGGATTACCTAGACCATGTGGTGGAGGAAAGCCTGCGCAGCGCGGCCCTGTGGGAGGAGGTGAAAGACCGCCTGGAACAAAGTGCCTATGGCCTTTCCGGTGGCCAGCAGCAGCGTCTTTGCATCGCCCGGGCCATCGCGGTGAAACCTCAGATTCTTCTGATGGATGAGCCTTGCTCGGCCTTAGACCCCATCGCCACCGCGCGTGTTGAGGACCTGTTTCACCAACTCAAAGAGACCTACACCCTGGTCATCGTCACCCACAACATGCAGCAGGCCATGCGCACGGCGGACTTCACTGCCCTGTTTTACCTGGGCAAGCTGGTGGAATACGATGAAACCATGGCGCTGTTTGAAAATCCCAAGCAGAAGCTGACGGACGACTACGTTCGGGGTCGGTTTGGGTGA
- the tsaD gene encoding tRNA (adenosine(37)-N6)-threonylcarbamoyltransferase complex transferase subunit TsaD has translation MAILALESSCDETAAAICTPDGRLLASRIASQADIHRLYGGVVPEVASRNHILHVRPLVAEVLAEAGMQLGDIAAFAATSGPGLVSSLLIGTSMAKALAVAEKKPFLAVNHMEGHLLSPFMDENGPVSPSIALIVSGGHTMLVQVRSVGDYRLLGRTRDDAAGEAFDKVAKMIGLPYPGGPEIDKQARLGNPRAYAFPRSFLDGQSLEFSFSGLKTAVLYELPKLNLENATVLADVCASVQEAITEVLVEKLVLAARQTGETLVTVSGGVSCNRGLREKLTARCAKEGLTLLLARPDLCTDNAGMIAFAAAQRFSLGHTSPLEADVDPNLALV, from the coding sequence ATGGCCATCCTTGCCCTTGAGTCTTCCTGCGACGAGACCGCCGCCGCTATCTGCACTCCCGATGGCCGCCTACTCGCCTCACGCATTGCCTCCCAGGCAGACATCCACCGACTTTACGGTGGCGTGGTGCCGGAGGTGGCCTCGCGCAATCACATCCTCCACGTTCGCCCCCTGGTCGCCGAGGTGCTGGCTGAGGCAGGAATGCAGCTTGGCGACATCGCCGCCTTTGCTGCCACCAGCGGGCCTGGTCTAGTCAGTTCCCTGCTCATCGGCACCAGCATGGCCAAAGCCCTGGCCGTGGCGGAGAAAAAGCCCTTCCTCGCCGTGAACCACATGGAGGGCCACCTACTCTCCCCCTTCATGGATGAAAATGGCCCCGTGAGCCCTTCCATCGCCCTCATCGTGAGCGGCGGCCACACCATGCTCGTGCAGGTGCGCAGCGTGGGTGACTATCGTTTGTTAGGCCGCACCCGTGATGATGCGGCGGGAGAGGCCTTTGACAAGGTGGCCAAAATGATCGGCCTGCCCTATCCTGGCGGGCCGGAGATTGATAAACAGGCACGCCTGGGCAATCCGCGCGCCTACGCTTTCCCCCGCAGCTTCCTGGATGGTCAGAGCCTGGAGTTCAGCTTCAGCGGCCTGAAGACCGCAGTGCTGTACGAACTGCCCAAGCTCAACCTCGAAAACGCCACTGTCCTCGCCGACGTGTGCGCTAGCGTGCAGGAAGCGATCACAGAAGTGCTGGTGGAAAAGCTCGTCCTCGCCGCCCGCCAGACGGGTGAAACGCTCGTCACTGTCAGCGGTGGTGTCAGTTGCAATCGCGGCCTGCGGGAAAAACTCACCGCCCGCTGTGCCAAAGAAGGCCTCACCCTCTTGCTCGCCCGCCCAGACCTCTGCACAGACAACGCCGGCATGATCGCCTTTGCCGCTGCCCAACGCTTTTCGTTAGGCCACACCTCGCCCCTGGAGGCTGATGTGGACCCAAATTTGGCACTGGTGTAA
- the recN gene encoding DNA repair protein RecN, whose product MLSFIKIRHLALVEDVTWDLRAGLIGVTGETGAGKSIIVGALKLILGERADRSLIRNGQDTCTVEASFHLRDSRAVDAVLEEAGLDPCQDGELLIKRSISTSGANKQLVNCTPVTIQVLKNLGEHLVDLHGPHDHQSLNSQDRQLEMLDKYVGSEDTLLKYQATWQQWRAAQKELEDLANSERSSSQQVDMLRFQAQEIAAAALKPGEEEEIEARHRIAANGARLTEVCSAITARLGEGEGGILDALRELSRHIHELEKIDPGTSTMFEGFKSAQIELTELESSVQEYADDLETDPAELAELDQRIHTIQTLKRKYGPTVAAILEFQQEAEQRLAKIENRGEELERLEKLVKDRRAEVEKLGKQLSKKRAEAAPKLAKEVATHLADLGFKRSVFETQLSPLTEPARQGLEEVDFQFAPNPGEPLKPLRLTASSGEMSRVLLAVKSALAKQDAVPLLVFDEIDANVGGNIAEAVGHKMASLGSTHQVIAITHFPQVASLAASHFVVTKEIEGDRTKSHIREVANGERIEELARMLGGKLESAREHARNLLAGRA is encoded by the coding sequence ATGCTTTCTTTCATCAAGATCCGTCACCTGGCCCTCGTCGAGGATGTTACCTGGGATTTACGCGCGGGTTTGATCGGAGTAACGGGTGAAACCGGCGCAGGAAAGTCCATCATCGTTGGTGCCCTGAAGCTCATTTTGGGCGAACGAGCTGATCGAAGCCTCATTCGCAACGGCCAAGATACCTGCACCGTAGAGGCCAGCTTTCACCTACGCGACAGCCGGGCTGTGGATGCCGTGCTTGAGGAAGCCGGGCTGGATCCCTGCCAGGACGGAGAACTGCTGATCAAGCGCAGCATCAGCACCAGCGGCGCGAACAAACAGCTCGTCAATTGCACCCCCGTGACCATTCAAGTTTTGAAGAACTTGGGTGAGCACCTTGTGGACCTCCATGGCCCCCATGATCACCAGTCGCTCAATTCCCAGGACCGCCAGTTGGAGATGCTGGACAAGTACGTCGGCAGCGAAGACACCCTGCTGAAATATCAGGCAACCTGGCAGCAGTGGCGCGCGGCGCAAAAAGAGCTGGAAGACCTCGCTAATAGCGAGCGCAGCAGCAGCCAGCAGGTGGACATGCTGCGCTTTCAGGCCCAGGAAATCGCCGCTGCCGCATTGAAACCGGGAGAGGAAGAGGAGATCGAAGCTCGCCACCGCATCGCTGCTAATGGTGCACGCCTCACGGAGGTCTGCTCAGCCATCACCGCCCGCCTGGGTGAAGGCGAAGGCGGCATTCTGGATGCACTGCGGGAACTCAGCCGTCATATCCACGAATTGGAAAAGATTGATCCAGGCACGAGCACGATGTTTGAAGGGTTTAAATCGGCCCAGATTGAGCTCACCGAGCTGGAAAGCAGCGTGCAGGAATACGCCGACGACCTGGAAACCGACCCTGCCGAGTTAGCAGAGCTGGACCAGCGCATCCACACCATCCAGACGCTAAAACGGAAGTATGGCCCCACCGTCGCAGCGATTCTTGAGTTCCAGCAGGAGGCCGAGCAACGGCTGGCCAAGATCGAGAACCGAGGCGAGGAACTGGAGCGCCTGGAAAAACTCGTCAAGGATCGCCGGGCTGAGGTGGAAAAACTGGGCAAACAGCTTTCCAAAAAACGGGCGGAGGCTGCGCCCAAGCTGGCCAAAGAAGTGGCCACTCATTTGGCCGATCTCGGCTTCAAACGCAGTGTCTTCGAGACCCAACTGTCACCCCTGACCGAGCCTGCCCGCCAGGGTTTAGAAGAGGTGGACTTCCAGTTTGCTCCGAACCCCGGCGAGCCCCTCAAACCCCTGCGCCTTACCGCCAGCAGCGGAGAAATGTCCCGCGTGCTCCTGGCCGTAAAAAGTGCCCTGGCTAAACAGGATGCCGTGCCCCTTCTCGTGTTCGACGAGATCGACGCCAACGTCGGTGGCAACATCGCTGAGGCTGTGGGCCATAAAATGGCCTCCCTGGGCAGCACGCATCAGGTCATCGCCATCACCCACTTCCCGCAGGTGGCCTCCCTGGCCGCCAGCCACTTCGTCGTCACCAAGGAAATCGAAGGTGACCGTACCAAATCCCACATCCGCGAAGTCGCAAATGGGGAGAGAATCGAAGAACTCGCCCGCATGCTCGGCGGCAAGCTGGAATCCGCACGCGAGCATGCACGCAATCTTCTGGCTGGAAGGGCTTGA